In Reinekea thalattae, a genomic segment contains:
- a CDS encoding heparan-alpha-glucosaminide N-acetyltransferase — MQQNNRLYIIDQMRGIAVLLMAIFHFCYDLSLFNFIEFSLKGGFFSWFRYLILTLFFIPVGASLALAHSAKIQWHKFIYRQGKLLVAALIISVSSYFMYPTSWVWFGVLHFIFIASLLSLPLVNKPSLAGLFGLSIFLLFLLTPWFNLSFLYQALHEPLHLPHGTIDLTRLIPWLGMVYIGIFIGHKRALRRKRLPLGSINTLIHWLGRNSLIVYLVHQLPLYAIAWLLNAWLH; from the coding sequence ATGCAGCAAAATAATCGCTTATATATTATTGATCAGATGCGCGGCATAGCCGTGCTACTGATGGCAATTTTTCATTTTTGTTACGATCTGAGCCTATTTAATTTTATCGAATTTTCTCTAAAAGGAGGCTTCTTCAGCTGGTTCCGCTATTTGATATTGACGCTATTTTTTATTCCCGTCGGTGCCAGTTTAGCGCTAGCTCACTCAGCTAAAATTCAATGGCATAAATTTATATACCGACAAGGTAAGCTGTTGGTTGCTGCGTTGATCATCAGTGTTTCAAGTTATTTCATGTACCCAACGTCTTGGGTTTGGTTTGGCGTGCTGCATTTTATTTTTATTGCATCGCTATTAAGCTTGCCATTAGTCAACAAGCCATCACTAGCAGGCTTATTCGGCTTAAGTATTTTTTTACTGTTCCTACTCACTCCCTGGTTCAATCTTAGTTTTTTATACCAAGCCTTGCATGAACCTTTGCACTTACCTCATGGCACTATCGACCTGACTCGTTTAATCCCTTGGTTAGGAATGGTTTATATCGGAATTTTTATCGGTCATAAAAGAGCATTGCGACGAAAGCGCCTGCCATTAGGCAGTATCAATACGCTCATTCATTGGTTAGGCCGTAATAGTCTGATTGTTTATTTAGTTCACCAGCTTCCGCTTTACGCTATCGCTTGGCTGCTAAATGCTTGGTTACACTAG
- a CDS encoding NADP(H)-dependent aldo-keto reductase: MEYRLLGRTDIKVSKICLGTMTFGEQNTESEAHEQMDYAIAHGVNFFDAAEMYPVPPKPETQGLTEQYIGSWFAKTGNRDKVIMATKVASNGMDHIRPNADLRAAEIIEAAEKSLKRLQTDYIDLYQLHWPSRPTNFFGQLGFSYPAKDTGVPIEETLEACTRLVQSGKVRHIGVSNETPWGVSEYLRLSRESDLTRIASIQNPYNLLNRTFEIGLGEFAKEEQVGLLAYSPLGMGILTGKYRHGARPANARLTIFTRFQRYMTELADQMTEQYLQLAEKHQLNPAQMALAFVNDRPFVTSNIIGATSVEQLKTNIDSAYLTLNEEVLKDIEALHAAQPNPCP, from the coding sequence ATGGAATACCGACTGTTAGGTCGTACCGATATAAAAGTATCTAAAATTTGCCTTGGCACTATGACCTTTGGTGAACAAAATACCGAATCAGAGGCGCATGAACAAATGGATTATGCCATTGCGCATGGCGTTAATTTCTTTGATGCAGCAGAAATGTATCCAGTACCCCCTAAGCCTGAGACTCAGGGCTTAACAGAGCAATATATTGGTTCTTGGTTCGCTAAAACCGGTAACCGAGATAAAGTAATTATGGCGACGAAGGTTGCTTCTAATGGCATGGATCATATTCGTCCAAACGCCGATTTGCGCGCCGCAGAGATCATAGAAGCCGCAGAAAAAAGCTTAAAGCGTTTACAGACAGATTACATCGATCTGTACCAACTTCATTGGCCAAGCCGTCCAACCAATTTTTTTGGTCAGCTAGGCTTTAGCTACCCAGCTAAAGATACTGGTGTGCCTATTGAAGAGACATTAGAGGCCTGTACTCGCTTAGTACAGTCGGGCAAGGTTCGCCATATTGGCGTTTCTAATGAGACCCCTTGGGGAGTCTCTGAATACTTAAGGTTGTCACGTGAAAGCGACTTGACTCGAATAGCGTCAATTCAGAACCCCTATAATCTACTTAACAGAACGTTTGAAATAGGCTTGGGTGAATTTGCTAAAGAAGAGCAGGTTGGCCTGTTAGCCTATTCGCCGCTTGGTATGGGGATTTTGACAGGTAAGTATCGTCACGGTGCTCGCCCTGCAAACGCACGTTTGACAATTTTTACTCGCTTTCAGCGTTACATGACTGAACTTGCTGACCAGATGACAGAGCAATACCTTCAGTTAGCTGAAAAGCATCAGTTAAACCCGGCTCAGATGGCGTTAGCCTTTGTTAATGATCGCCCGTTTGTGACCAGCAATATTATTGGCGCAACCTCGGTAGAGCAGTTAAAAACCAATATAGACAGTGCTTATCTCACACTTAACGAAGAGGTTCTTAAAGATATCGAGGCGCTACATGCGGCTCAGCCAAACCCTTGCCCGTAA
- a CDS encoding hydroxyacylglutathione hydrolase family protein, producing the protein MKIIRTYLPNSADNYNYLAYCPTTGVAAAVDPFDADHLISIADDNKLNITQIWVTHEHWDHIKDVNRLKELTSAQVYAPHTCKNAMDADIWLEDGDEVDLSQHHSVKLFLTPGHIAGHGVYLYQDLQQPTDNFILAGDTLFNAGVGNTKSGDVEQLYHSIERLHQLLTEQCQIYVGHDYMVSNLKFTLKHCPTLKAAEQALQAAEAESHDSRPIQRWQDEKSYNLFLRLDSNEVRELTGKDSRIEQFKALRALRDQW; encoded by the coding sequence ATGAAGATCATTCGAACCTATTTACCTAATTCAGCCGATAACTACAACTACCTTGCTTATTGCCCGACGACGGGTGTCGCCGCGGCAGTCGACCCGTTCGATGCGGACCATTTAATCAGTATTGCTGATGATAACAAACTCAACATTACACAAATATGGGTTACCCATGAACATTGGGATCATATTAAAGATGTCAACCGTTTGAAGGAATTGACTAGCGCACAAGTTTACGCACCACACACCTGTAAAAACGCAATGGATGCCGATATTTGGCTAGAAGATGGCGATGAGGTGGATCTTAGCCAGCACCACAGCGTCAAACTGTTTCTCACTCCTGGGCATATCGCAGGACACGGCGTGTATCTTTATCAAGATCTGCAGCAGCCAACTGATAACTTTATTCTGGCAGGCGATACGCTATTTAATGCCGGTGTAGGCAATACCAAATCCGGCGATGTAGAGCAGCTTTATCACAGTATTGAACGCCTGCACCAGTTACTCACTGAGCAATGCCAGATTTATGTTGGTCATGACTACATGGTGAGCAATCTTAAATTCACCTTAAAGCATTGCCCGACATTAAAAGCGGCTGAACAAGCACTGCAGGCAGCAGAAGCCGAAAGTCACGACTCGCGACCGATACAACGCTGGCAGGATGAAAAAAGCTACAACCTATTCTTAAGACTCGACTCCAATGAAGTCCGTGAACTGACTGGCAAAGACAGCCGTATCGAGCAATTCAAAGCACTTCGCGCGCTTCGAGATCAGTGGTAG